The following are encoded together in the Astyanax mexicanus isolate ESR-SI-001 chromosome 8, AstMex3_surface, whole genome shotgun sequence genome:
- the nat16 gene encoding histidine N-acetyltransferase: MKIENSLPCQQLPEVHSQTGLQFTVATEEDFDDIMAMSQDIYGGLDYLPTRYQSWLQETNRTVILARKQGKVIALESVCVIDDGETMLVEGLRVAPQERGKGVAGVLLRFCSQLVKSKFPDVKVTRLTRDDQLGPKDFQKYRLITKQAILLVRFSAEDLKLRLADLGLNAESAGDGLPPSNIPVRLEPLEVSQLFLSSSLMQDVLPNATIVQDWQPFKPLPSNMAILLKKDIDWLVDDISCPSMASLCTFPFRVPIGDDWYYLNIDMFGKDLALAIQQLLYHLRRHTNVLKGHVMCQVFLDPPLWKPMMEFFKETLKVELVKEYTEQCVVEQDV, encoded by the exons ATGAAGATCGAGAACAGCCTGCCTTGCCAACAGCTCCCTGAGGTGCATTCCCAGACTGGACTGCAATTCACTGTGGCCACTGAGGAGGACTTTGATGACATCATGGCCATGAGCCAGGATATCTATGGGGGCCTAGACTACCTTCCCACCCGCTATCAGTCTTGGTTGCAGGAGACCAACCGCACTGTCATCCTGGCTCGCAAGCAAGGCAAAGTG ATTGCACTTGAGTCAGTGTGCGTGATTGATGATGGGGAGACTATGCTGGTGGAGGGGCTTCGTGTGGCCCCTCAGGAGAGGGGAAAGGGTGTGGCAGGGGTGCTGCTCCGCTTCTGCTCTCAGCTTGTGAAATCCAAGTTCCCTGATGTTAAAGTGACTAGACTGACCAGAGATGACCAACTGGGCCCTAAGGACTTCCAGAAGTACAGGCTTATCACAAAGCAG GCAATCCTCCTGGTTCGCTTCAGTGCAGAAGACCTTAAGCTACGTCTTGCTGATCTTGGGCTGAATGCAGAAAGTGCAGGGGACGGCCTGCCTCCTTCTAACATTCCAGTACGTTTGGAGCCCTTAGAGGTTAGTCAGCTCTTTTTGAGCAGTAGTTTGATGCAAGATGTCCTACCCAATGCCACCATTGTCCAGGACTGGCAGCCCTTCAAGCCTCTACCTAGCAACATGGCAATCCTCTTGAAGAAGGACATCGATTGGCTGGTGGACGACATCAGCTGCCCATCCATGGCCAGCCTCTGCACCTTCCCATTCCGTGTGCCCATCGGTGACGACTGGTACTACCTCAACATCGACATGTTTGGAAAAGACCTGGCCCTGGCTATCCAGCAGCTCCTGTACCACCTGAGGCGCCACACCAACGTCCTGAAAGGCCACGTGATGTGCCAGGTGTTCCTGGACCCACCACTGTGGAAGCCAATGATGGAGTTCTTCAAGGAAACCCTGAAAGTGGAGCTGGTGAAAGAATACACCGAGCAGTGCGTGGTGGAGCAGGATGTGTAG